A genomic region of Brevibacillus sp. JNUCC-41 contains the following coding sequences:
- a CDS encoding AEC family transporter has translation MSVLFLIVLNVIVPVFFLIGAGAILHRKFKLDMNTLSKLNHFLLMPAISFVNIYQSKMGGGMIVQIFSFLALQAVSLIIVSTVIAKLARFDQSLSATFKNSVVLNNSANFGLPVSQMVFNGNPLGLSIQVIVIIFQNLLTYTYGLMNSVSVHTKSAKGAIREFLKNPVIYALLLGLLLHSASFDIPLFLWTPIENIASAFIAIALITLGAQSAYLKMTQFPLPLILSLIGRLILSPSIAFLIILLLGLEGTVAQGLFIASSFPTSRNSALFALEYDNHPEYAAQAVLMSTLFSSITVTMVVYLSKILF, from the coding sequence ATGAGTGTCCTGTTTCTGATCGTACTGAATGTCATTGTGCCGGTCTTTTTCCTAATAGGGGCTGGGGCCATCCTGCATCGTAAATTCAAGTTGGATATGAATACGCTGTCTAAATTGAATCACTTCCTGCTCATGCCGGCCATTAGCTTTGTCAATATCTATCAAAGTAAAATGGGCGGGGGGATGATCGTCCAGATATTCAGCTTCCTTGCCCTTCAAGCAGTAAGCCTCATCATCGTAAGTACAGTGATTGCCAAACTTGCCAGGTTTGATCAAAGTCTTTCTGCCACGTTTAAAAATAGTGTAGTCCTGAATAATTCAGCCAATTTCGGGTTACCCGTAAGCCAGATGGTTTTTAATGGGAATCCCCTTGGCCTGTCGATCCAAGTCATCGTGATCATTTTTCAAAACCTGTTGACCTATACCTATGGATTGATGAATTCCGTTTCCGTCCATACAAAAAGTGCGAAGGGCGCCATTCGCGAGTTCTTGAAGAACCCCGTCATTTATGCTTTATTACTCGGTCTTCTATTACATTCCGCTTCTTTCGACATTCCGTTGTTCTTATGGACCCCGATTGAAAATATCGCGAGTGCTTTCATAGCCATTGCCTTGATCACATTGGGTGCACAGAGTGCCTATTTGAAAATGACGCAATTCCCGCTTCCGCTTATCCTTAGCTTGATTGGCCGGTTAATACTCTCGCCGTCCATCGCATTCCTTATCATCCTCCTGCTGGGCTTGGAAGGGACTGTCGCTCAGGGATTATTTATCGCAAGTTCATTTCCAACATCGAGAAACAGCGCATTATTCGCTTTGGAATATGACAACCATCCGGAGTATGCGGCACAAGCAGTCTTGATGTCGACTTTATTCAGCAGTATAACGGTAACGATGGTCGTCTATCTATCAAAAATACTATTCTAG